A genomic region of Microlunatus sagamiharensis contains the following coding sequences:
- the dnaJ gene encoding molecular chaperone DnaJ, which translates to MSTKDWIEKDFYKVLGVSKDATPEEIKKAYRKLARDNHPDQNPGNPAAEQRFKDVSEANDVLSHTEKRKEYDEARRLFGGGGFRFPGAGGQRSGGAGPSMEDLFRNASGGDAGLGDLFGGLFGGQGGGQARTQRYSASRGPRRGSDVEGEVTVDFTDSINGVTVPMQMVSDAACDACHGTGAKAGTVPKVCPTCEGSGMQTSASGGVFAVTEPCRDCRGRGMVVEDPCPVCHGSGRARSTRTMQVRIPAGVTDGQRIRLKGKGGAGENGGAAGDLYVVVHVSQHAVFGRKGDNLTLTAPVTFNEAALGAEIEVPTLDGAPVTLRVPQGTPNGRTFRVRGKGVSKRDGGRGDLLVTVEVVVPQTLNDQAREALTSYGEAVGVGNPRAKLFARTS; encoded by the coding sequence ACAACCACCCGGACCAGAACCCCGGCAACCCGGCAGCGGAACAGCGCTTCAAGGACGTCTCCGAGGCGAACGACGTGCTCTCCCACACGGAGAAGCGCAAGGAGTACGACGAGGCCCGACGGCTCTTCGGCGGCGGCGGCTTCCGCTTCCCCGGGGCCGGCGGGCAGCGCTCGGGCGGTGCCGGTCCCTCCATGGAGGACCTGTTCCGCAACGCGAGCGGTGGCGACGCCGGGCTGGGTGACCTGTTCGGCGGGCTCTTCGGGGGCCAGGGCGGCGGTCAGGCGCGCACCCAGCGCTACTCCGCCAGCCGGGGCCCCCGCCGGGGCAGCGACGTGGAGGGGGAGGTGACCGTCGACTTCACGGACTCCATCAACGGGGTCACGGTGCCGATGCAGATGGTCTCCGACGCCGCCTGCGACGCCTGCCACGGCACCGGCGCCAAGGCCGGGACGGTGCCCAAGGTCTGCCCGACCTGCGAGGGCAGCGGGATGCAGACCTCCGCCTCCGGCGGCGTGTTCGCCGTCACCGAGCCGTGCCGCGACTGCCGCGGTCGCGGCATGGTGGTCGAGGACCCGTGCCCGGTCTGCCACGGCTCCGGCCGTGCGCGATCGACCCGCACCATGCAGGTCCGGATCCCCGCGGGCGTCACCGACGGCCAGCGCATCCGGCTCAAGGGCAAGGGCGGGGCCGGCGAGAACGGCGGCGCGGCCGGCGACCTCTACGTCGTCGTCCACGTCAGCCAGCACGCCGTCTTCGGCCGCAAGGGCGACAACCTCACCCTGACCGCCCCGGTGACGTTCAACGAGGCGGCGCTGGGTGCGGAGATCGAGGTGCCCACGCTCGACGGCGCGCCCGTCACGCTGCGCGTCCCGCAGGGCACGCCCAACGGGCGGACCTTCCGGGTGCGCGGCAAGGGCGTGAGCAAGCGCGACGGCGGCAGGGGCGACCTCCTGGTCACCGTCGAGGTCGTCGTGCCGCAGACGCTGAACGACCAGGCCCGCGAGGCGCTGACCTCGTACGGCGAGGCGGTCGGCGTCGGCAACCCACGCGCAAAGCTGTTCGCGCGAACGAGCTGA
- a CDS encoding heat shock protein transcriptional repressor HspR, whose translation MTAGPGAESHHVPSHIDHDAPVFVISVAAQLAGMHPQTLRTYDRMGLVVPRRTAKRGRRYSRRDVARLRLVQRLSQDEGVNLEGIRRVLAMQDEIDDLRAKVSDLTQLLQLIRSAPPGSRVFTADPAGGVQMGADRPWRAPRAIGPR comes from the coding sequence ATGACGGCAGGACCGGGGGCGGAGTCCCACCACGTCCCGAGCCACATCGACCACGACGCGCCGGTGTTCGTCATCTCCGTGGCCGCACAGCTCGCGGGCATGCACCCGCAGACGCTGCGGACGTACGACCGGATGGGCCTGGTCGTGCCGCGCCGCACGGCCAAGCGCGGCCGGCGCTACTCGCGCCGCGACGTCGCCCGGCTCCGGCTCGTGCAGCGGCTGAGCCAGGACGAGGGCGTCAACCTCGAGGGCATCCGGCGCGTGCTGGCGATGCAGGACGAGATCGACGACCTGCGGGCCAAGGTCAGCGACCTGACCCAGCTGCTCCAGCTCATTCGCAGCGCCCCGCCCGGCAGCCGGGTCTTCACCGCCGACCCCGCCGGCGGCGTCCAGATGGGCGCCGACCGTCCCTGGCGCGCCCCGCGGGCGATCGGCCCACGCTGA
- a CDS encoding DNA polymerase domain-containing protein yields MAGEEREGVAFSHLDDELFDGAGVTKRDLVDHLDAVSVQLLPGLADRPLSVVRVRPGSEPFMQKNLPKYAPGWLRRETTWSEASKREVAYAVVEDRRGLLWFANQRAVELHVPLVRLADPEHVDFLVMDLDPPEGSGFAAVVAAAHLVRATLAEAGLTGVVKTSGAKGLHVFVPLDRAPVWDAAAASRALAARAERADPALATTAYVKDEREGKVFLDSTRSGGATVVAAYSPRARPGLPVSFPVAWDDLDDVAPADFTVRNAAGLLDGRDPWRDLMPESQRLPDDLVAEGYEIPVARVAAMHAGKRRRRAEREAGS; encoded by the coding sequence ATGGCCGGCGAGGAGCGCGAGGGCGTGGCGTTCAGCCACCTCGACGACGAGCTGTTCGACGGAGCCGGCGTCACCAAGCGCGACCTCGTCGACCACCTCGACGCGGTGTCCGTGCAGCTCCTGCCCGGGCTGGCCGACCGCCCGCTGTCCGTCGTCCGGGTGCGACCCGGCTCCGAGCCCTTCATGCAGAAGAACCTGCCGAAGTACGCGCCCGGCTGGCTGCGCCGCGAGACGACCTGGTCCGAGGCGTCCAAGCGCGAGGTCGCGTACGCCGTCGTCGAGGACCGGCGCGGGCTGCTGTGGTTCGCCAACCAGCGCGCCGTCGAGCTGCACGTGCCGCTGGTGCGGCTCGCCGACCCCGAGCACGTCGACTTCCTGGTGATGGACCTCGACCCGCCCGAGGGGTCGGGCTTCGCGGCGGTCGTCGCCGCGGCGCACCTCGTCCGCGCCACGCTCGCCGAGGCCGGCCTGACCGGCGTGGTCAAGACCAGCGGCGCCAAGGGGCTGCACGTGTTCGTGCCGCTCGACCGGGCACCGGTCTGGGACGCCGCAGCGGCCAGCCGCGCACTCGCGGCGCGTGCCGAACGGGCCGACCCGGCGCTGGCCACGACCGCGTACGTGAAGGACGAGCGCGAGGGGAAGGTCTTCCTCGACTCGACGCGCTCCGGCGGCGCGACCGTCGTCGCCGCGTACAGCCCGCGGGCGCGACCCGGGCTGCCGGTCTCCTTCCCCGTCGCCTGGGACGACCTCGACGACGTGGCGCCGGCCGACTTCACCGTGCGCAACGCCGCGGGGCTCCTGGACGGGCGAGACCCCTGGCGCGACCTGATGCCCGAGTCCCAGCGCCTGCCGGACGACCTCGTCGCCGAGGGGTACGAGATCCCGGTCGCCCGCGTCGCGGCCATGCACGCCGGCAAGCGGCGCCGCCGGGCCGAGCGCGAGGCCGGCTCCTGA